Proteins from one Primulina huaijiensis isolate GDHJ02 chromosome 18, ASM1229523v2, whole genome shotgun sequence genomic window:
- the LOC140963856 gene encoding uncharacterized protein isoform X2, whose translation MENPRKKVLLTSNGDEISLNIARHLLQRGCRLVLMGDDGQLRRAVEKIEVSLDGRRDAVEVVGLDMKEEKAAIFEEAVGTAKGILGSLDAFVNCYSYEGKMHDPLSLPEDEFKNIVKINFMAPWYLLKAVGKTMRDQQSGGSIVFLTSIIGAERGLYQGAAAYGSCLAGVQQLVRASAMEIGKHQIRVNAIARGLHLDDEYPTSVGKERAQKLVKEATPLHRWLDVEKDLASTVIYLISDGSRYMTGTTIYVDGGQSLVRPRMRSYM comes from the exons ATGGAAAATCCAAGAAAGAAGGTTTTGCTTACCTCCAATGGAGATGAAATCTCTCTCAACATTGCCCGTCATTTACTTCAGCGCGGTTGCAG GCTAGTTTTGATGGGGGACGATGGGCAATTGAGGAGAGCAGTGGAGAAGATAGAGGTGTCCTTAGATGGTCGCCGTGATGCGGTAGAGGTGGTGGGGTTGGATATGAAAGAAGAGAAAGCAGCGATTTTTGAAGAAGCTGTCGGCACGGCCAAGGGAATCTTGGGAAGTTTGGATGCTTTCGTCAATTGCTATTCCTATGAAG GAAAGATGCATGATCCTCTGTCTTTACCAGAAGATGAATTCAAAAATATCGTCAAAATCAATTTTATGGCTCCATGGTATCTATTAAAAGCTGTGGGTAAAACAATGCGTGATCAGCAATCGGGGGGATCCATCGTATTCTTAACCTCTATAATTGGAGCCGAAAGAGGGTTATATCAAGGAGCGGCAGCATATGGTTCATGTTTGGCTGGAGTGCAGCAGTTAGTGCGG GCATCAGCAATGGAGATTGGGAAGCATCAGATAAGAGTAAATGCAATTGCTCGTGGCTTGCATCTTGACGATGAGTACCCTACTTCAGTTGGGAAGGAAAGGGCGCAGAAATTGGTAAAGGAAGCCACGCCCTTACATCGGTGGCTTGACGTTGAGAAAGACTTGGCTTCAACTGTTATTTATTTGATAAGTGATGGGTCAAGGTACATGACCGGCACAACTATATACGTCGATGGTGGCCAGTCTTTGGTTAGGCCTCGGATGCGATCCTACATGTGA
- the LOC140963856 gene encoding uncharacterized protein isoform X1 — translation MLINRGLGACILTNYSRLSPLRTARLVVGSCSMENPRKKVLLTSNGDEISLNIARHLLQRGCRLVLMGDDGQLRRAVEKIEVSLDGRRDAVEVVGLDMKEEKAAIFEEAVGTAKGILGSLDAFVNCYSYEGKMHDPLSLPEDEFKNIVKINFMAPWYLLKAVGKTMRDQQSGGSIVFLTSIIGAERGLYQGAAAYGSCLAGVQQLVRASAMEIGKHQIRVNAIARGLHLDDEYPTSVGKERAQKLVKEATPLHRWLDVEKDLASTVIYLISDGSRYMTGTTIYVDGGQSLVRPRMRSYM, via the exons atgTTAATTAACAGGGGATTAGGAGCTTGTATTCTGACAAATTATTCCCGTCTGTCTCCTCTGCGAACAG CTCGTTTGGTCGTTGGTAGCTGCAGCATGGAAAATCCAAGAAAGAAGGTTTTGCTTACCTCCAATGGAGATGAAATCTCTCTCAACATTGCCCGTCATTTACTTCAGCGCGGTTGCAG GCTAGTTTTGATGGGGGACGATGGGCAATTGAGGAGAGCAGTGGAGAAGATAGAGGTGTCCTTAGATGGTCGCCGTGATGCGGTAGAGGTGGTGGGGTTGGATATGAAAGAAGAGAAAGCAGCGATTTTTGAAGAAGCTGTCGGCACGGCCAAGGGAATCTTGGGAAGTTTGGATGCTTTCGTCAATTGCTATTCCTATGAAG GAAAGATGCATGATCCTCTGTCTTTACCAGAAGATGAATTCAAAAATATCGTCAAAATCAATTTTATGGCTCCATGGTATCTATTAAAAGCTGTGGGTAAAACAATGCGTGATCAGCAATCGGGGGGATCCATCGTATTCTTAACCTCTATAATTGGAGCCGAAAGAGGGTTATATCAAGGAGCGGCAGCATATGGTTCATGTTTGGCTGGAGTGCAGCAGTTAGTGCGG GCATCAGCAATGGAGATTGGGAAGCATCAGATAAGAGTAAATGCAATTGCTCGTGGCTTGCATCTTGACGATGAGTACCCTACTTCAGTTGGGAAGGAAAGGGCGCAGAAATTGGTAAAGGAAGCCACGCCCTTACATCGGTGGCTTGACGTTGAGAAAGACTTGGCTTCAACTGTTATTTATTTGATAAGTGATGGGTCAAGGTACATGACCGGCACAACTATATACGTCGATGGTGGCCAGTCTTTGGTTAGGCCTCGGATGCGATCCTACATGTGA
- the LOC140964109 gene encoding uncharacterized protein: MDTVRALLYVGGYVIIEDGRVGYSIPATRPIKIPRSTTFSQLVNFVHRKLDIDPSKFYIKLSTKYCYSSLSRYIEEHVYISDDDSLQFMFELPTLDCIYLYVDSSPVLHNVSDYDFDAFMPVITQGLGTIGLNEAGPSMYHVDEQSGQPYSGIDTGPWDHHITANAEDDYAWGMNRTRECDFTSGGWDHHITVPPGVDVAWGSSRTGQLDLNSLADEENTTNVRHFDSSAEAANIPAPITEHIDEQDDLFGDSSHHVMSSDDDLYTTSIDGEDNDHDDSANEGTSARVLMSGATMTENIPIAPEQHLREIPQFFNEVYDEQIPDSFGIPSAARTNFYNLERPELGVKMVFKSKADLIASVKDFSVRVLRREYIVVQSSPTIWKVKCKNWSEGGNCGWGLRASLKKSLGYFMITKYGDDHTCMSTQVGIDHHNLDVNMIASTLFGIVRCDPAYEIKYVRESIKGKYGYDISYAKAWQSLKRAVEVIYGTWESSVTFLPKYMGALSKYNPGTIVEWKHLRPYDHPHKILNFVFWAFKPCIDGFRHCRNIISVDGTHMYTKYKHKLLIAVTLDANNQVLPLAFALVDEENYESWHWFLSNVARHVTRGCSGVCLISDRHAGITSAVQDLPDFKPPRGVHRFCLRHVCSNFNSKFKNIHLKDLCWEAGIQHQVAKFNATMEAIRTNNAAAFTYLSNIPKEKWSLAHDGGWRRGIMTTNMSECINGVLKGVRRLPITAIVELTLQRCVHYFIQRRARSDKMLEKNQPWTDYAYSKFDMWSKKSIEHRVVRFDQRDKTASVATGGRPGRQHHVQAVNISTRDCTCGKFTIFGIPCSHVICAAKWFGLNPAQLVQPWFTLSEYVNTYDGRFYPIHDEQYWDEPTFQLQHNTVRRQRRQAGRDRTTRIRNEMDQPSSRDRQRGR; encoded by the exons ATGGATACTGTGAGGGCCTTACTTTACGTAGGAGGCTATGTCATTATTGAAGATGGTAGGGTTGGATATAGTATCCCAGCGACCAGGCCCATTAAAATCCCTCGGTCTACTACATTTTCCCAACTGGTGAATTTTGTGCATCGCAAGCTGGACATCGACCCATCAAAATTCTACATCAAATTGTCAACGAAATATTGTTATAGTTCGTTGTCTCGTTACATTGAAGAGCATGTCTATATCAGTGATGATGATAGTCTACAATTTATGTTTGAGTTGCCGACACTGGATTGCATATACTTGTATGTTGATTCATCGCCAGTGTTACATAATGTAAGTGATTACGATTTTGATGCATTCATGCCGGTGATAACGCAAGGTTTGGGAACAATAGGTTTAAATGAAGCGGGACCTTCTATGTATCACGTCGATGAACAGTCAGGTCAGCCATACTCTGGTATCGACACTGGTCCTTGGGATCACCATATCACGGCTAACGCTGAAGACGACTATGCATGGGGGATGAATAGAACACGAGAATGTGATTTTACCTCAGGGGGTTGGGATCATCATATCACGGTTCCACCAGGAGTTGATGTCGCATGGGGTTCTAGTAGAACAGGCCAattggatttaaattcattgGCTGATGAAGAGAATACCACAAATGTCAGACATTTTGATAGTTCTGCTGAGGCTGCAAATATTCCCGCCCCAATTACAGAACACATTGATGAACAAGATGACTTATTTGGGGACAGTTCACATCATGTCATGAGTAGCGATGATGATTTGTATACTACATCAATTGACGGAGAAGATAATGATCATGATGACAGTGCAAATGAAGGGACATCGGCGCGTGTGTTAATGTCTGGAGCAACAATGACAGAGAACATTCCTATTGCACCGGAGCAACATTTACGTGAAATTCCCCAATTTTTCAATGAAGTCTATGACGAACAAATTccagattcatttggtataccTTCTGCAGCACGAACAAACTTTTACAATCTTGAAAGACCAGAGCTCGGTGTAAAAATGGTTTTTAAGAGCAAAGCTGATTTAATAGCTTCAGTGAAGGATTTTTCTGTTCGGGTTTTGCGACGTGAATATATCGTTGTCCAAAGTTCTCCGACAATTTGGAAGGTCAAATGCAAGAACTGGTCTGAAGGTGGCAATTGTGGGTGGGGACTTCGAGCATCGTTGAAAAAAAGTTTAGGCTACTTCATGATCACAAAATATGGTGATGATCATACATGCATGTCTACCCAAGTCGGTATAGATCACCACAACCTTGACGTAAACATGATAGCCAGTACACTTTTTGGAATCGTGCGTTGTGATCCTGCATACGAGATCAAATATGTGCGAGAAAGTATTAAAGGAAAATATGGGTATGATATATCGTATGCTAAGGCATGGCAGAGTTTGAAACGCGCGGTGGAGGTAATCTATGGCACATGGGAAAGCTCTGTAACTTTTCTTCCTAAATATATGGGAGCTTTGTCGAAGTACAATCCAGGAACTATTGTAGAATGGAAGCATCTTCGACCGTATGACCATccacataaaattttgaactttgtaTTTTGGGCCTTCAAACCATGTATAGATGGTTTCCGACATTGTCGCAACATAATCAGCGTAGACGGTACCCATATGTACACCAAATATAAGCACAAACTACTCATAGCAGTAACTTTGGATGCCAATAACCAGGTTTTACCGCTAGCATTTGCGCTCGTTGACGAAGAAAATTATGAGTCTTGGCATTGGTTCCTCAGTAATGTTGCACGACATGTTACCAGAGGGTGTAGTGGTGTGTGCCTTATATCTGATAGACATGCGGGTATAACAAGTGCAGTGCAAGATCTCCCTGATTTCAAGCCTCCTCGTGGTGTTCATCGTTTTTGTTTGAGGCATGTTTGCTCTAATTTCAACAGTAAGTTCAAAAACATTCACTTGAAAGACTTATGTTGGGAAGCAGGGATACAACACCAAGTAGCAAAATTTAATGCGACAATGGAGGCAATTAGAACAAATAATGCTGCAGCTTTCACGTATTTGTCTAACATTCCAAAAGAAAAATGGTCACTGGCTCATGATGGTGGATGGAGACGAGGGATAATGACGACAAATATGTCTGAGTGTATTAATGGTGTATTGAAAGGGGTTCGACGTCTTCCAATAACTGCAATAGTGGAGCTGACATTACAGCGATGCGTGCACTATTTCATTCAACGGCGAGCGCGAAGTGATAAGATGCTGGAAAAAAATCAACCGTGGACCGACTATGCATACTCTAAATTTGATATGTGGTCAAAAAAGTCAATTGAACATCGAGTAGTAAGATTTGACCAAAGGGATAAAACAGCATCCGTCGCGACAGGAGGAAGACCAGGTCGTCAACATCACGTACAAGCTGTCAACATTTCTACCCGTGATTGCACATGTGGTAAATTCACAATATTTGGGATTCCTTGTTCACATGTTATATGTGCAGCGAAATGGTTTGGTTTAAATCCCGCACAACTTGTACAACCATGGTTTACACTGAGCGAATACGTGAACACATACGATGGAAGATTCTACCCTATTCATGATGAACAATATTGGGATGAACCTACATTCCAATTACAACACAATACTGTTCGTCGACAAAGGAGGCAGGCTGGTAGAGATCGCACGACACGCATAAGAAATGAGATGGATCAACCATCATCGAGGGACAGACAACGTGGGAG GTAG
- the LOC140964774 gene encoding serine/threonine-protein phosphatase 7 long form homolog encodes MAENTDNVLYLRDRHISNSINAENMDALIPPRRSDKCLWRLLNAGIHLRVRLCLARMGFYGVIQCGPIRNYDNHLLTAIVERWRRETHTFHLTVGEATITLQDVALIWGLNIDGMPITGVDTAYNKHTLQQRCATWLGFMPTSSQIKGGHLYLTALLDHCLNNMINDQSTEEDVGQYSRCVALMIIGGCMFPDSEGAAVKLMYLQFLEDIEMVNTFSWGSAVLAYLYRELCDTSMGLKIDLCGPVQILQIWVWSRITILCPDRAQQVPISQEQVADMLQGLPFPPYGARWRRGFSWTHTAHHSVRIMRDMLDRMVEGQFLWTVYDMESPEVAGILDGNRIHLCRSACALINFHIVEMHRPERCLRQFGMRQGVPSPATNFDNFHKLTRQGRNNCDWATYHKDFVEMWNDRYRFVIGGDYVIPGTPDITVDYVGWYHRISQIFLSPQVVPSNIMGYHPVDANYRQFITRPGHVQSPPMWTRNEFEPGPSSSNMAYTTPPVVSSFPSYDSGYYTPFVGSFTQFLQSDFRPGMNESRPTFNTSPIPFQQYSETEGYDVGGNIADTSTSAAQTSTHGDAEQMLGRGRRVIRRPPCGTGGHRYHRH; translated from the exons ATGGCTGAGAATACGGATAATGTGTTGTATTTGCGGGATAGACACATATCAAATAGTATCAACGCTGAAAACATGGATGCACTAATTCCGCCACGTCGGTCTGACAAATGTCTTTGGAGATTGCTTAATGCTGGGATTCACCTCCGTGTCCGCCTATGCCTAGCACGCATGGGCTTCTATGGTGTCATTCAGTGTGGTCCTATTAGAAATTATGATAATCATTTGCTTACAGCCATTGTTGAGAGATGGCGTCGTGAGACACACACATTTCACCTTACAGTCGGCGAGGCAACAATCACCCTACAGGACGTTGCCCTTATTTGGGGGTTGAATATTGATGGCATGCCCATCACTGGTGTAGATACCGCGTACAACAAACATACTTTACAACAGCGCTGCGCAACTTGGTTGGGTTTTATGCCTACATCTTCTCAGATTAAAGGTGGACATCTTTATCTGACCGCTTTGCTAGACCATTGCctaaataatatgattaatgATCAAAGCACTGAAGAGGACGTGGGACAATATTCCCGTTGTGTCGCATTAATGATCATTGGTGGCTGTATGTTTCCGGACTCCGAAGGTGCTGCTGTGAAACTTATGTATTTGCAATTTCTTGAAGACATAGAAATGGTGAATACGTTTAGCTGGGGTTCTGCTGTGTTGGCATATCTTTATAGAGAGTTGTGCGACACATCAATGGGATTAAAGATCGATTTGTGTGGACCTGTTCAGATATTGCAG ATTTGGGTATGGTCTAGAATTACTATTCTTTGCCCTGATAGAGCGCAACAAGTACCTATTTCACAAGAGCAGGTTGCAGATATGCTTCAGGGTCTACCATTCCCACCATACGGCGCACG GTGGAGACGTGGATTCTCTTGGACACACACGGCCCATCATTCGGTCCGTATAATGAGAGATATGCTTGACAGGATGGTAGAAGGGCAG TTTCTATGGACAGTTTATGATATGGAGTCCCCCGAGGTTGCTGGAATTCTTGATGGAAACAGAATTCATCTATGTCGGTCGGCATGTGCATTGATCAATTTTCATATAGTTGAGATGCATAGACCAGAGCGGTGTCTCCGACAATTTGGAATGCGTCAGGGTGTCCCGTCACCTGCTACTAACTTCGATAATTTTCATAAACTGACGCGACAAGGTCGTAATAACTGTGATTGGGCGACATATCACAAAGATTTTGTAGAAATGTGGAATGACAGATATCGTTTTGTGATTGGTGGGGATTATGTCATTCCTGGTACACCCGACATCACGGTGGACTATGTTGGTTGGTATCATCGCATTTCACAAATATTTCTCTCGCCGCAAGTGGTACCTTCAAACATCATGGGCTACCATCCCGTTGATGCAAACTACCGACAATTTATC ACACGTCCAGGTCATGTGCAATCTCCACCGATGTGGACACGAAATGAGTTTGAACCCGGACCATCATCTTCAAATATGGCATACACTACTCCGCCTGTGGTTTCAAGCTTTCCATCGTATGACTCTGGTTACTACACTCCATTTGTCGGTAGTTTTACACAATTTTTACAAAGTGATTTTCGACCGGGTATGAATGAGAGTCGCCCTACCTTTAACACGTCGCCCATACCATTTCAACAATATTCTGAGACAGAAGGGTATGACGTTGGTGGGAACATTGCCGATACCAGTACATCTGCAGCCCAAACAAGTACGCATGGAGATGCTGAACAGATGTTAGGTCGAGGACGTAGAGTAATTAGAAGACCACCGTGTGGCACTGGGGGGCATCGTTACCATCGTCATTGA